A single region of the Rubrobacter aplysinae genome encodes:
- a CDS encoding VOC family protein produces MIQGVSNIWMPVEDIDRAVDFYQNKLNLPMVKQDGNWAEFEADGLRIGLNGREPQGARIGGGPVLTFNPDEGLESAVDKFSNQGIDFAAGISEHPWGRVATFQDSEGNDLQLYEPPRS; encoded by the coding sequence TTGATACAGGGTGTATCCAACATCTGGATGCCGGTCGAGGACATAGACCGGGCCGTGGACTTCTACCAGAACAAGCTGAACCTGCCGATGGTCAAGCAGGACGGGAACTGGGCCGAGTTCGAGGCCGATGGACTCAGGATCGGGCTGAACGGCCGCGAGCCGCAAGGCGCGCGCATCGGTGGTGGTCCCGTGCTCACCTTCAACCCCGACGAGGGCCTGGAGTCCGCCGTGGACAAGTTCTCGAATCAGGGCATAGACTTCGCCGCCGGGATCTCCGAGCATCCCTGGGGCCGGGTCGCCACCTTCCAGGACTCCGAGGGCAACGACCTCCAGCTCTACGAGCCGCCGCGCAGCTAA
- the lipA gene encoding lipoyl synthase: MAFKQEKGKHGRPSWLKARAPEGEGYREIKETMRGLSLHTVCEEAQCPNIGECWNNRTATFMILGNVCTRSCGFCAVQTGKPPELDYGEPRRVANAAMQMDLQHVVITSVNRDELADGGSGIFADTIRQIHDRNPGCAVEVLTPDFKGNREAIQTVIDARPETFNHNIETVPRLYPAVRPQAKYERTLEVLRYAKELNPDGLTKSGIMVGLGEVEEEIKQTMRDLREHDVDILTIGQYLRPSENHLPMSRYYEPREFALLRRYGLDELGFKHVESGPLVRSSYHAHEQTAGARQGVGV, encoded by the coding sequence CTGGCGTTCAAGCAGGAGAAGGGCAAGCACGGGCGTCCCTCATGGCTAAAGGCCCGCGCACCGGAGGGCGAGGGGTACCGCGAGATCAAGGAGACCATGCGTGGTCTCTCGCTGCACACGGTGTGCGAGGAGGCCCAGTGCCCGAACATCGGCGAGTGCTGGAACAATCGCACGGCGACGTTCATGATCCTGGGCAACGTCTGTACCCGTAGCTGCGGCTTCTGCGCCGTACAGACCGGAAAACCCCCCGAGCTCGACTACGGCGAGCCCCGACGCGTGGCAAACGCCGCGATGCAGATGGACCTCCAGCACGTGGTAATAACCAGCGTGAACCGCGACGAGCTGGCCGACGGCGGATCGGGCATCTTCGCCGACACGATACGCCAGATCCACGACCGCAACCCGGGCTGCGCCGTGGAGGTGCTCACCCCCGACTTCAAGGGCAACCGCGAGGCCATACAGACGGTCATAGACGCCCGGCCCGAGACCTTCAACCACAACATCGAGACGGTGCCTAGGCTGTACCCGGCAGTGAGGCCGCAGGCGAAGTACGAACGGACGCTCGAGGTGTTGCGCTACGCCAAGGAACTGAACCCGGACGGGCTCACGAAGAGCGGCATCATGGTCGGGCTTGGTGAGGTCGAGGAGGAGATCAAGCAGACCATGCGCGACCTGCGCGAGCACGACGTGGACATCCTGACCATCGGCCAGTACCTGCGGCCTTCCGAGAACCACCTGCCGATGTCCCGCTACTACGAGCCACGCGAGTTCGCCCTACTCCGCCGCTACGGGCTGGACGAGCTCGGGTTCAAGCACGTCGAGAGCGGGCCGCTGGTTCGCAGCTCCTACCACGCCCACGAGCAGACCGCGGGCGCCCGTCAGGGCGTCGGCGTCTAG
- a CDS encoding TenA family transcriptional regulator: MKKETKGRREVTEMESGEFLERLKRDVIGHPALTHPFLTRFGDGDVTEEGVRTFAVQYYRHVRVSRLYLAALIANCADDEPLQLALAEILFDEYGHLNPDETHPALYRRFLLALGLAEEEWEAPETLPEIQLYVSAHRELSSSPDIRLGLGALGPASEWPVPPIYARLGEGIKRATDLTDSDIEIFNSHVTMDVEHARIMMEAIAPYAADEGGRRRVREGTMRSLDARSVMLDGLYRAVYGEPAPLSRPGTLQAGG, translated from the coding sequence ATGAAGAAAGAGACGAAAGGTCGGCGGGAGGTTACCGAGATGGAGTCTGGCGAGTTTCTCGAAAGGTTGAAGCGGGACGTGATCGGGCACCCGGCGCTTACGCACCCGTTTCTCACGCGGTTTGGCGACGGAGACGTGACGGAGGAGGGCGTCAGGACCTTCGCGGTGCAGTACTACCGTCACGTGCGGGTGAGCCGGCTGTACCTGGCGGCGCTTATAGCCAACTGCGCCGACGACGAGCCGCTGCAGCTCGCGCTCGCGGAGATACTCTTCGATGAGTACGGCCATCTGAACCCGGACGAGACCCACCCGGCGCTGTACCGGCGCTTTCTCCTCGCGCTCGGTCTTGCCGAGGAGGAGTGGGAGGCCCCGGAGACGCTGCCGGAGATACAGCTGTACGTAAGCGCCCACCGCGAGCTCTCCTCGAGCCCGGACATCCGGCTCGGGCTCGGGGCGCTCGGCCCGGCGAGCGAGTGGCCGGTGCCCCCGATCTACGCCCGCCTCGGCGAAGGCATCAAACGCGCCACCGACCTCACCGACTCCGACATCGAGATCTTCAACAGCCACGTTACGATGGACGTGGAGCACGCCCGCATAATGATGGAGGCTATCGCCCCCTACGCCGCCGACGAGGGGGGCCGGCGCCGGGTGCGTGAGGGGACCATGCGCTCCCTGGACGCCCGCTCCGTCATGCTCGACGGCCTGTACCGCGCCGTCTACGGCGAGCCCGCGCCCCTCTCACGCCCCGGCACCCTGCAGGCCGGAGGCTAG
- a CDS encoding GlsB/YeaQ/YmgE family stress response membrane protein, translating into MGILTWIIFGLIAGALAKLIMPGDDPGGCIVTMLIGIVGAFLGGFLYSTFLGGSSYMQFSVGSLIVAIIGALIILGIYRLIIGRS; encoded by the coding sequence TTGGGAATACTAACCTGGATAATCTTCGGCCTGATCGCGGGCGCTCTCGCAAAGCTCATAATGCCGGGCGACGACCCGGGTGGCTGCATAGTCACCATGTTGATCGGCATCGTGGGCGCTTTTTTGGGCGGGTTCCTGTACTCGACCTTCCTGGGCGGCTCCAGCTACATGCAGTTCAGCGTCGGGAGCCTGATCGTGGCCATAATCGGGGCCCTGATCATACTCGGCATCTACCGCCTCATAATCGGGCGCTCGTAG
- a CDS encoding putative signal transducing protein, which yields MESWKKVASAPNETVAVMMEGLLRETGIPVLVQRARGFDAPEFLAAGPREIMVPEPEHAEARQILEDTTGLGSWGT from the coding sequence GTGGAGAGCTGGAAGAAAGTGGCCTCGGCCCCGAACGAGACCGTGGCCGTAATGATGGAGGGGCTTTTGCGTGAGACCGGCATCCCGGTGCTCGTGCAACGAGCCAGAGGGTTCGACGCCCCCGAGTTCCTCGCCGCCGGCCCGCGGGAGATCATGGTCCCCGAGCCCGAGCACGCGGAGGCCCGCCAGATCCTGGAGGACACCACCGGCCTAGGCTCCTGGGGCACCTGA
- a CDS encoding FUSC family protein, translating into MTQTTRKADPGRRSLRSPASRLRARLRRLVDLALASDPGLQRLRTASRVTLSTVAAALVSYLLVVVLAGGFALSPLFGAVVALMATNAVRDATIRERKVTTLLLFFPASASVAAAAILSSALWAQWLALSVVVFSAFYLRRFGPRWVAIGFMAAIPFFVSAIISSLLGLPDGQLPWIFAAIAVGLVCVYGVRFYLLPDNPRSVLRQSLAAFDVQLGITLEAITRTLSDRRHDGDRDKRLRRESGRLRERAAAAEGQLLAEESEVSREESDQLRLYLFDTEMSTHTLWEIVWNDAVWSDAGSGDNENTFPQEVRDPLLRALYELCATLRLEGTGSREAPQALRDLESARAEAATQDRDAHWSFQVRRADAAIRQLSEGAGEEEERGPASVEAPESGEEDTKEEPEGEEEQEDGRDGAGEEREPRRSGIAGRLRPTTIQGIQATVAVGLALAAGEVFSSSRPYWVVIVAFIVFVGSGTLGDTLSRGVQRTVGTLAGAVAGFLLAGLVSGDRYLEGALIVACIFLAFYLFSLSQTLMMFWITVLLALAFDIIGRLGEGGILALRFFDTLLGSAIGLAVAALVFPTRPSDEFRGLTADFLDSLQDYVGDQIKRLSGGEPDRHPVEQAREVEGKIGAVTRNAATTRRQAGVFGRSRTALNHWMTGLLALDYYARHLAGPIGRSQRLDGGTDQSALLREAGDRISANIGSLRRAISQGEECDIRDVEGLMQQLENRLMQDQRVKGHPDDGHTGTSPLDALHYLRRINRTLGELSAAPTVGGGRKKSRASFPGPTR; encoded by the coding sequence ATGACCCAGACGACCCGGAAAGCGGACCCCGGACGACGGTCACTAAGGTCCCCGGCTTCACGGCTGCGGGCGCGGCTGCGGCGGCTCGTGGACCTGGCGCTGGCCTCGGACCCGGGCCTTCAGCGCCTGCGCACCGCGTCCCGGGTTACGCTCTCGACGGTGGCGGCGGCCCTCGTCTCCTACCTCCTGGTGGTAGTGCTCGCCGGCGGCTTCGCCCTCTCCCCGCTCTTCGGCGCGGTCGTGGCGCTCATGGCGACGAACGCCGTACGGGATGCCACGATTCGGGAGCGCAAGGTCACGACCCTGCTGCTGTTCTTCCCGGCCTCGGCCTCGGTGGCGGCGGCCGCCATCTTGTCCTCCGCGCTGTGGGCGCAGTGGCTGGCGCTGTCGGTCGTGGTCTTCTCCGCCTTCTACCTGCGGCGCTTCGGCCCGCGCTGGGTAGCGATAGGCTTCATGGCGGCGATACCGTTTTTCGTCTCGGCCATCATCTCTTCGCTCCTGGGCTTACCGGACGGCCAGCTACCCTGGATATTCGCCGCGATAGCGGTCGGCTTGGTCTGCGTGTACGGGGTCCGGTTCTACCTGCTCCCGGACAACCCCCGCAGCGTCCTCCGCCAGAGCCTCGCCGCCTTCGACGTACAGCTCGGGATCACCCTCGAAGCGATCACCCGGACGCTATCCGACCGCCGGCACGACGGAGACCGCGACAAACGGCTCCGGCGCGAGTCCGGCCGCCTGCGCGAGCGAGCCGCCGCCGCCGAGGGCCAGCTCCTGGCCGAGGAGTCGGAGGTATCCCGCGAGGAGTCCGACCAGCTGCGCCTCTACCTCTTCGACACGGAGATGTCCACGCACACGCTCTGGGAGATAGTGTGGAACGACGCGGTCTGGAGCGACGCCGGCTCCGGGGATAACGAGAACACCTTCCCGCAGGAGGTCCGGGACCCTCTGCTACGCGCCCTGTACGAGCTGTGCGCCACGCTACGGCTGGAGGGGACCGGATCCCGCGAGGCCCCGCAGGCGCTGCGGGATCTCGAATCCGCCAGGGCGGAGGCCGCCACACAGGACCGGGACGCCCACTGGTCCTTCCAGGTGCGCCGCGCGGACGCCGCAATCCGCCAGCTCTCCGAGGGAGCCGGAGAAGAGGAGGAGAGGGGCCCTGCCTCCGTAGAGGCCCCGGAGAGCGGCGAAGAGGATACAAAGGAAGAACCGGAAGGAGAGGAAGAGCAGGAAGACGGGCGAGATGGAGCCGGGGAGGAGCGGGAGCCTCGCCGGAGCGGCATAGCCGGCAGGCTGCGGCCGACCACGATCCAGGGTATCCAGGCAACCGTGGCCGTCGGCCTCGCACTCGCGGCCGGGGAGGTATTCTCCTCCAGCCGACCATACTGGGTCGTGATCGTCGCCTTCATCGTGTTCGTGGGCTCCGGGACGCTTGGCGACACCCTGAGCCGGGGCGTACAGCGTACGGTCGGCACGCTGGCCGGCGCGGTCGCCGGGTTCTTGCTGGCGGGCCTCGTCTCCGGGGATCGGTATCTGGAGGGGGCCCTGATCGTGGCCTGCATCTTTCTCGCCTTCTACCTTTTCTCCCTCTCGCAGACCTTGATGATGTTCTGGATCACGGTCCTGCTGGCGCTCGCCTTCGACATTATTGGCCGGCTGGGCGAGGGCGGAATCCTGGCCCTCAGGTTCTTCGACACGCTGCTCGGGAGCGCTATAGGGCTCGCGGTCGCCGCGCTGGTCTTTCCCACCAGACCCTCCGACGAGTTCAGGGGCCTCACCGCCGACTTTCTGGATTCCCTGCAGGACTACGTCGGGGATCAGATAAAACGTCTCTCGGGCGGCGAGCCGGACCGGCACCCGGTAGAGCAGGCCCGCGAGGTGGAGGGCAAGATCGGGGCTGTGACCCGCAACGCCGCCACGACCCGCCGGCAGGCCGGGGTTTTCGGGCGCTCCCGCACCGCGCTCAACCACTGGATGACCGGCCTGCTGGCCCTGGACTACTACGCCCGTCATCTGGCCGGCCCGATAGGCCGCAGCCAACGCCTGGACGGGGGAACCGACCAGAGCGCGCTGCTACGCGAGGCCGGGGATAGGATCTCGGCCAACATCGGCTCCCTGCGGCGGGCGATCTCCCAGGGCGAGGAGTGCGACATCCGGGACGTAGAGGGCCTCATGCAGCAGCTGGAGAACCGCCTCATGCAAGACCAGCGAGTAAAAGGACACCCGGATGACGGGCACACGGGGACGAGCCCGCTCGACGCGCTGCATTACCTGCGGCGTATCAACCGCACCCTCGGCGAGCTCTCCGCCGCACCCACAGTCGGAGGCGGCAGAAAGAAAAGCCGGGCGAGCTTCCCGGGTCCCACACGCTAA
- a CDS encoding TlpA family protein disulfide reductase: MEEARTWSETLPAYEDRGLEMVMVSIDPNETEQSIETFNQRAGVTEPLPTVLDGGDVAREFGASALETTVILDQNGEEVYRDVTITDAATMRRELDRLL; encoded by the coding sequence ATGGAGGAGGCTCGGACCTGGTCCGAGACCCTCCCGGCCTACGAGGATCGTGGGCTAGAGATGGTAATGGTCTCCATAGACCCGAACGAGACAGAGCAGTCAATAGAGACGTTCAACCAGCGGGCCGGGGTGACCGAGCCGCTGCCGACCGTCTTGGACGGCGGCGACGTTGCCCGGGAGTTCGGGGCGAGCGCGTTGGAGACGACCGTGATCCTGGACCAGAACGGCGAGGAAGTGTACCGGGACGTCACCATCACCGACGCCGCGACCATGAGACGAGAGCTAGATAGACTACTGTGA
- the lipB gene encoding lipoyl(octanoyl) transferase LipB, which translates to MQVQGAARDSGSVEVRRLPGLMDYAGCWELQKEMVRQRKREEIGDTLLLVEHPPVYTLGRSAKDDSNLGVGEDYLRSLGAEVFRIDRGGDVTFHGPGQIVGYPILRLKSRDTHRYLRDLEEVLIEVLAEYGLEGWHHPEYTGVWVGERKIAAIGVKFSSGWITSHGFALNVGTDLAWFDRVTPCGIREFGVTSLARELGAEGAEVQQEEVEQRIVGRFMERFAGRSG; encoded by the coding sequence ATGCAGGTACAAGGGGCCGCCCGGGACAGCGGCTCCGTCGAGGTCCGACGTCTGCCGGGTCTGATGGACTACGCCGGGTGCTGGGAGCTACAGAAGGAGATGGTCCGCCAGCGCAAGAGGGAAGAGATCGGGGACACCCTGCTACTGGTCGAGCACCCGCCCGTATACACCCTCGGACGCTCGGCGAAGGATGACTCCAACCTCGGCGTGGGAGAGGATTACCTGCGCTCGCTGGGGGCGGAGGTCTTCAGGATAGACCGGGGCGGGGACGTAACGTTTCACGGTCCGGGTCAGATCGTGGGCTATCCTATACTTCGCCTCAAGAGCCGCGACACGCACCGTTATCTGCGGGACCTCGAAGAAGTGCTAATAGAGGTGCTCGCGGAGTACGGGCTCGAAGGCTGGCATCACCCGGAGTACACCGGGGTGTGGGTCGGGGAGCGTAAGATCGCGGCCATCGGGGTAAAGTTCTCGTCGGGCTGGATCACGTCCCACGGCTTCGCGCTGAACGTGGGCACGGACCTCGCCTGGTTCGACCGGGTTACTCCTTGTGGTATCCGAGAGTTCGGCGTGACCAGCCTTGCTCGGGAGCTCGGCGCGGAGGGCGCGGAGGTGCAGCAGGAAGAGGTGGAGCAGAGAATCGTCGGGCGCTTCATGGAGCGCTTCGCGGGGCGTTCCGGCTAG
- a CDS encoding cytochrome c biogenesis CcdA family protein — MNALQELATQWLTSLGALLPLGFAFGAGIVSAVNPCGFAMLPAYLSLYLGSQDAGFEKRPVLGRALRAVLVGLVVSLGFVLLFGAAGLIVSAGGGVILGAMPWIGVVIGAALILMGVWMLLGKSLYAGAFERLAERVGDPKSMNVRGFFLFGLAYGLASLSCTLPVFLAVMGSSLAAGGFAASAGQFAGYGLGMTSVLVALTLALALFKGGVVSRLRGVTPYVQPISALLLLLAGGYIIYYWWPVLAGGAGPLG, encoded by the coding sequence GTGAACGCCCTCCAGGAGCTCGCGACCCAGTGGCTCACGAGCCTGGGCGCATTATTGCCGCTCGGGTTCGCATTCGGGGCGGGGATAGTGTCCGCCGTCAACCCTTGCGGGTTCGCGATGCTCCCGGCCTACCTCTCGCTGTACCTCGGGAGTCAGGACGCCGGATTCGAGAAGCGTCCGGTGCTCGGACGGGCGTTGCGGGCCGTCCTGGTAGGGCTCGTGGTCTCTCTGGGTTTCGTGCTGCTCTTCGGAGCCGCCGGTCTGATCGTGTCCGCCGGGGGTGGCGTCATACTGGGCGCGATGCCCTGGATCGGGGTGGTCATAGGGGCTGCGCTTATCCTCATGGGGGTCTGGATGCTACTCGGAAAGAGCCTCTATGCTGGTGCCTTCGAGCGTCTCGCGGAGCGGGTGGGGGACCCGAAGTCCATGAACGTCCGGGGCTTCTTCCTGTTCGGCCTCGCCTACGGTCTGGCCTCTCTGAGCTGTACGCTGCCGGTATTCCTCGCTGTGATGGGCAGCAGCCTCGCAGCCGGGGGCTTCGCCGCGAGCGCGGGGCAGTTCGCGGGCTACGGCCTGGGGATGACCTCGGTGCTCGTCGCGCTCACGCTGGCGCTGGCGCTGTTCAAGGGCGGCGTGGTGTCGCGGCTGCGGGGCGTCACGCCCTACGTGCAGCCGATCTCCGCCCTGCTCCTGTTACTCGCCGGCGGATACATAATCTATTACTGGTGGCCGGTGCTGGCGGGCGGCGCGGGCCCCCTCGGTTAG
- the mutM gene encoding bifunctional DNA-formamidopyrimidine glycosylase/DNA-(apurinic or apyrimidinic site) lyase encodes MPELPEVETIKEDLRALVTGSRIERAEVPDERLVEGETAAEFAQGLSGRTIEEAHRRGKHLVLELDDGRRAVMQLKIGGQLLLVPPVEEPASAVMLVLYLEDERRLFLRDETGYTRAQLYTGEALRERLSTLGPEPLGDEFSVEYLRRVAGDRRAQIKPLILDQSIAAGVGNIYADEALHDARLHPRRKASSLSEEEWENLHRAIRENLAAGIEYRGTTFSLYRDVLGREGAHQHHLKVFLREEEPCPACGGKVVREQVGGRATFVCPACQPERPAKAGDGDGLQLELGL; translated from the coding sequence GTGCCCGAGCTCCCGGAGGTTGAGACCATAAAGGAAGACCTGCGCGCGCTGGTTACCGGCTCCCGCATCGAGCGGGCGGAGGTCCCGGACGAGAGGCTGGTCGAGGGGGAGACTGCGGCAGAGTTCGCGCAGGGCCTCTCGGGCAGGACCATCGAGGAGGCTCATCGCCGGGGCAAGCATCTCGTGCTGGAGCTGGACGACGGGAGGCGGGCCGTAATGCAGCTCAAGATCGGCGGCCAGCTGCTCCTCGTCCCTCCCGTAGAGGAGCCCGCGAGCGCCGTGATGCTCGTCCTGTACCTCGAAGACGAGCGGCGGCTGTTCCTGCGCGACGAGACCGGGTACACGCGGGCGCAGCTATACACTGGGGAGGCCTTGCGAGAGCGGCTCTCCACACTCGGCCCCGAGCCTCTAGGGGACGAATTCAGTGTAGAATACCTGCGGAGAGTTGCGGGCGACCGGAGGGCCCAGATAAAGCCCCTGATCCTGGACCAGAGCATAGCCGCCGGCGTGGGCAACATCTACGCGGACGAGGCGCTGCACGACGCCCGCCTGCACCCTCGCCGCAAAGCCTCTTCGCTCTCCGAAGAGGAGTGGGAAAACCTACACCGGGCGATACGGGAGAACCTCGCGGCCGGCATCGAGTACCGGGGCACCACGTTCAGCCTGTACCGGGACGTGCTCGGGCGCGAGGGCGCGCACCAGCATCACTTGAAGGTGTTTCTCAGAGAAGAGGAGCCGTGCCCGGCTTGCGGCGGCAAGGTGGTCCGGGAGCAGGTCGGCGGCCGGGCCACGTTCGTGTGCCCGGCGTGCCAGCCGGAGAGGCCCGCGAAAGCCGGCGACGGCGACGGATTACAGCTAGAGTTGGGACTGTGA
- a CDS encoding dihydrolipoyl dehydrogenase produces MAEKFDLVIIGSGNAGYIPAIRAGQLGMSVALVEREENLGGTCLNWGCIPTKALLHTAEKLDDIRHGEDLGISASFEFDYSKTAERRDGIVNQLRQGVSGLMKKNKVKVHTGTASFLEPKKIQVKADNGETSELEAENVLIAVGSSVSSLPGLEFDGGERVISSDDVVTGQDAPPESIIILGSGAVGTEFASMYNDFGTEVTLVEVLDRIVPLEDPEISEQLQKSFKGRGINVMTQTKADPQSLEKTDGGVRLKIESAASGEQSESSGEGGSYGGEDAPVGEADGGQSLEAEKILVAVGRKTNVEGLGLENTKVQTTDRGIVQVDGHYQTDEPGVYAAGDVVGGYWLAHAAGHEGITAVEHMAGEDPMELDQDLVPRVTFCRPEVASFGLSKDQAEEQGYEVKESKFPFRAIGKALIEGEPNGFFKIVADADTDLILGMHAIGPSVTDLISEGVFAKLVEGTPQEIGMAIHPHPALSEVVGESAMAVDGHAIHY; encoded by the coding sequence GTGGCTGAGAAGTTCGATCTCGTAATAATCGGTAGCGGGAACGCGGGGTACATACCCGCCATAAGGGCGGGGCAGCTGGGCATGAGCGTGGCACTCGTCGAAAGGGAGGAGAACCTCGGCGGCACCTGCCTGAACTGGGGCTGCATCCCCACGAAGGCCCTGCTCCACACGGCTGAGAAGCTCGATGACATCCGCCACGGCGAGGACCTCGGCATCAGCGCCAGCTTCGAGTTCGACTACTCCAAGACCGCCGAGCGGCGCGACGGGATCGTGAACCAGCTCCGCCAGGGCGTGAGCGGCCTGATGAAGAAGAACAAGGTCAAGGTCCACACCGGCACCGCCAGCTTCCTGGAGCCGAAGAAGATTCAGGTAAAGGCGGATAATGGCGAGACCTCCGAGCTAGAGGCCGAGAACGTGCTAATAGCCGTGGGGAGCTCCGTGAGCAGCCTGCCCGGCCTTGAGTTCGACGGCGGCGAGCGGGTGATCTCCTCCGACGACGTCGTGACCGGGCAGGACGCCCCTCCCGAGTCCATTATCATCCTCGGCTCCGGAGCGGTCGGCACGGAGTTCGCCAGCATGTACAACGACTTCGGCACCGAGGTCACGCTGGTCGAAGTGCTGGATCGCATCGTGCCGCTGGAGGACCCCGAGATCAGCGAGCAGCTGCAGAAGTCCTTCAAGGGCCGGGGCATAAACGTCATGACCCAGACCAAGGCCGACCCGCAGAGTCTGGAGAAGACCGACGGTGGCGTGAGGCTCAAGATCGAGAGCGCCGCCTCCGGCGAGCAGAGCGAGAGCTCCGGCGAGGGCGGCTCCTACGGCGGCGAGGATGCGCCGGTCGGGGAGGCAGACGGGGGCCAGTCCCTGGAGGCGGAGAAGATCCTGGTCGCCGTGGGCCGCAAGACCAACGTCGAAGGCCTGGGCCTCGAGAACACGAAGGTCCAGACCACCGACCGCGGCATCGTGCAGGTGGACGGCCACTACCAGACCGACGAGCCCGGCGTGTACGCCGCCGGGGACGTGGTCGGCGGCTACTGGCTCGCCCACGCCGCCGGACACGAGGGCATCACGGCGGTCGAGCACATGGCCGGCGAGGACCCGATGGAGCTGGATCAGGACCTCGTCCCGCGCGTAACCTTCTGCCGCCCAGAGGTCGCCTCGTTCGGTCTCTCGAAGGACCAGGCCGAGGAGCAGGGCTACGAGGTCAAGGAGTCCAAGTTCCCGTTCCGGGCTATCGGCAAGGCGCTTATCGAGGGCGAGCCGAACGGCTTCTTCAAGATCGTGGCCGACGCCGACACCGACCTCATCCTAGGCATGCACGCCATCGGCCCAAGCGTGACGGACCTCATCAGCGAGGGAGTCTTCGCCAAGCTCGTCGAGGGCACGCCGCAGGAGATCGGGATGGCCATACACCCCCACCCCGCGCTCTCCGAGGTCGTCGGCGAGTCCGCGATGGCCGTGGACGGCCACGCCATCCACTACTAA
- a CDS encoding DUF3179 domain-containing protein — translation MRFRIGWLFVLPLVLLLFGCGSSGDEEAAGGSSDGGSTVEAPAGAEGEFETDFSEHDVSYEEISSGGPPKDGIPAIDEPEFVGVDEAGEWLAPEEPVILVESGGEARAYPLQVITWHEIVNDRIGGRPVTVTFCPLCNTAIAFEGELDGRELDFGTTGRLRFSNLIMYDRQTESWWQQATGEAIAGELTGTELETIPAPIVSWEDFRSSHPEGKVLSRETGYNKNYGENPYAGYDDVDSSPFMYDGPRTPGELPPMARVITVDAEEPVAYPYVILKEARAVNDSVGEEPVTVLWQRGTASALDKSEIDAGRDVGSAAVYYRELDGDTLTFRSKNGDIVDEQTGSEWNVLGEAVAGELRGESLEQVQSIDHFWFSWAAFRPDTRVYES, via the coding sequence ATGCGTTTCAGGATCGGCTGGTTGTTCGTTCTCCCGCTCGTCTTGCTGCTCTTTGGTTGTGGATCTTCGGGAGACGAGGAGGCGGCCGGGGGGTCTTCCGACGGCGGCTCTACGGTTGAAGCTCCGGCCGGGGCGGAGGGGGAGTTCGAGACTGATTTCAGCGAGCATGACGTTTCGTACGAGGAGATCAGCTCCGGCGGGCCGCCGAAGGACGGCATACCGGCGATAGACGAGCCGGAGTTTGTCGGGGTGGATGAGGCTGGAGAGTGGCTCGCGCCGGAGGAGCCGGTGATCCTGGTCGAGTCCGGGGGCGAGGCTCGGGCGTATCCTTTGCAGGTCATCACGTGGCATGAGATCGTGAACGACCGCATTGGCGGCAGGCCCGTAACCGTTACGTTCTGCCCCTTGTGCAACACGGCGATCGCGTTCGAGGGCGAGCTGGATGGGCGTGAGCTGGACTTCGGGACGACGGGGCGGCTGCGGTTCTCCAACCTCATCATGTACGACCGCCAGACCGAGAGCTGGTGGCAGCAGGCCACGGGAGAGGCCATAGCCGGAGAGCTTACCGGTACGGAGCTTGAGACCATCCCGGCCCCTATCGTCTCCTGGGAGGATTTCCGCTCCTCGCATCCGGAGGGAAAGGTGCTTTCGCGGGAGACTGGATACAACAAAAACTACGGCGAGAATCCCTACGCCGGGTACGACGACGTGGACTCATCGCCGTTTATGTACGACGGGCCACGGACCCCCGGAGAGCTACCGCCGATGGCGCGGGTGATCACGGTCGACGCGGAGGAGCCCGTCGCCTATCCGTACGTGATCCTGAAGGAAGCCAGAGCCGTAAACGATAGTGTGGGCGAAGAGCCGGTAACCGTATTGTGGCAGAGAGGCACCGCCTCCGCGCTGGACAAGAGCGAGATAGACGCCGGGCGCGACGTGGGCTCGGCGGCCGTCTACTACAGGGAGCTGGATGGAGACACGCTGACGTTCCGATCCAAGAACGGCGACATCGTGGACGAGCAGACCGGCAGCGAGTGGAACGTGCTCGGGGAGGCCGTCGCCGGGGAGCTGCGGGGAGAGAGCCTAGAACAGGTGCAGAGCATAGATCACTTCTGGTTCTCCTGGGCGGCGTTCCGGCCCGATACGCGAGTCTACGAATCATAG